In Streptomyces sclerotialus, one genomic interval encodes:
- a CDS encoding SpoIIE family protein phosphatase, which translates to MSGPATGSETASVVLAGLTAGVYVQDGFGRISLVNARAEELLHRPAAELLGADPHELLHRRPDGTRLPRPNCRLLQAFLAGESVSLDGCQWFARGDGELICVGGLSVPYHVDGARDGAVVIFFERPPEEEHEPADAENVAALTDLADRLTMVAETTAVLTSTLDLDESLKRLVRLVVPRLADWAVVDLLEEQNSLRRVAVVHHVKGQHVRVDELAGPMPPVLETSRMPLSSVLRGAAPRIVSPDDYAGPPDSGVAVQQREMFQAIGMRSAVIAPLRGPGKVLGALTLVRTEQQKPFDAAELALVDDIARRAGLAVDNAQLYERQRRVAETMQRHLLPPLPHLEGLEMTVRYHPAPHASRVGGDWYDVFRLPGGATALVIGDVVGHDLQAAACMAQVRNMLRAFAWEHTEAPSVTVDRLDRAMVHISDVQLATMILAHVERDGDWRLRWTNAGHPPPLLVHDDGRVCFLEQDAADLVLGTELSPERTDFVQALPPRSTVVLYTDGLIEARGLPLSEGLEQLAGFAAALADHSLDEFCDQLISRALYAANEDDVALLALRVPGD; encoded by the coding sequence GTGTCAGGTCCCGCGACCGGGAGCGAGACTGCGTCCGTGGTGCTCGCCGGGCTGACGGCCGGCGTCTACGTCCAGGACGGCTTCGGCCGGATCTCCCTGGTGAACGCCAGGGCCGAGGAGCTGCTGCACCGCCCGGCCGCCGAGCTGCTGGGCGCCGACCCGCACGAGCTGCTGCACCGCAGACCGGACGGCACCCGGCTGCCGCGGCCGAACTGCCGTCTGCTGCAGGCGTTCCTGGCGGGCGAGAGCGTGTCCCTGGACGGCTGCCAGTGGTTCGCGCGCGGGGACGGGGAGCTGATCTGCGTCGGCGGGCTGTCCGTGCCGTACCACGTGGACGGGGCGCGGGACGGCGCCGTCGTGATCTTCTTCGAGCGGCCGCCGGAGGAGGAGCACGAGCCCGCCGACGCGGAGAACGTCGCGGCCCTCACCGACCTCGCCGACCGGCTGACCATGGTCGCCGAGACCACCGCGGTGCTCACCTCCACCCTGGACCTGGACGAATCGCTGAAGCGGCTCGTACGGCTGGTCGTGCCCCGATTGGCGGACTGGGCGGTGGTGGATCTGCTGGAGGAGCAGAACTCGCTGCGCCGGGTCGCCGTCGTGCACCACGTGAAAGGGCAGCACGTACGGGTCGACGAGCTGGCCGGCCCGATGCCGCCGGTGCTGGAGACGTCGCGGATGCCGCTGTCCAGCGTGCTGCGCGGGGCCGCGCCGCGGATCGTCTCGCCGGACGACTACGCGGGACCGCCGGACTCCGGCGTCGCCGTCCAGCAGCGCGAGATGTTCCAGGCGATCGGCATGCGGTCCGCGGTGATCGCGCCGCTGCGCGGGCCCGGCAAGGTGCTGGGCGCGCTGACCCTGGTCCGTACGGAGCAGCAGAAGCCGTTCGACGCCGCCGAGCTGGCGCTGGTCGACGACATCGCCCGCCGGGCCGGGCTCGCCGTGGACAACGCGCAGCTGTACGAGCGGCAGCGGCGGGTCGCCGAGACCATGCAGCGCCATCTGCTGCCGCCGCTCCCCCACCTCGAGGGCCTGGAGATGACGGTGCGTTACCACCCGGCGCCGCACGCCTCCCGGGTCGGCGGCGACTGGTACGACGTGTTCCGGCTGCCCGGCGGGGCGACGGCGCTGGTCATCGGGGACGTGGTGGGCCACGACCTGCAGGCGGCGGCCTGCATGGCGCAGGTACGCAACATGCTGCGCGCCTTCGCCTGGGAGCACACCGAGGCGCCGTCGGTCACCGTCGACCGGCTGGACCGGGCGATGGTGCACATCAGCGACGTCCAGCTGGCGACCATGATCCTCGCTCATGTCGAGCGGGACGGCGACTGGCGGCTGCGCTGGACCAACGCCGGGCATCCGCCGCCGCTGCTGGTCCACGACGACGGCCGGGTGTGCTTCCTGGAGCAGGACGCCGCCGACCTGGTACTCGGTACGGAGCTGTCGCCGGAGCGCACCGACTTCGTGCAGGCACTGCCGCCGCGCAGCACGGTCGTGCTCTACACCGACGGCCTGATCGAGGCGCGTGGCCTGCCGCTGAGCGAGGGCCTGGAGCAGCTGGCCGGCTTCGCCGCCGCGCTCGCCGACCACTCCCTGGACGAGTTCTGCGACCAGCTCATCAGCCGGGCCCTGTACGCCGCGAACGAGGACGACGTGGCCCTGCTGGCGCTGCGCGTACCCGGTGACTGA
- a CDS encoding LuxR C-terminal-related transcriptional regulator — protein sequence MENDAERSGSAEVRAALQRLRRASGLPVAFGGLLSGTNRFRIGETTGTATTALRGLHIHSGNGLGGKAAARSRPFAVTDYQASVVISHEYDAAVAAEGLKSVLAVPVVVRRRVRGVLYGALRQPLQLGDRPLSAALEAARELEQALVVQDEAERLLSVARQPTAADPVMWEEVREAHSALRTLAQRVGDPLLRQEMLAACGRLAAASGGSREDSTVSLSPREVDVLSCVASGATNAAVAERLGLRPETVKGYLRSAMRKLGAHTRLQAVVEARRAGLLP from the coding sequence GTGGAGAACGACGCGGAACGGAGCGGATCCGCGGAGGTCAGGGCGGCACTCCAGCGGCTGCGCAGGGCCAGCGGCCTGCCCGTGGCCTTCGGCGGCCTGCTCTCGGGCACGAACCGCTTCCGCATCGGCGAGACGACCGGTACCGCCACCACCGCGCTGCGCGGCCTGCACATCCACTCGGGCAACGGGCTGGGCGGCAAGGCCGCGGCCCGCTCCCGGCCCTTCGCCGTGACCGACTACCAGGCCTCCGTGGTGATCAGCCACGAGTACGACGCGGCGGTGGCGGCCGAGGGGCTGAAGTCCGTGCTGGCGGTGCCGGTGGTGGTGCGGCGGCGGGTGCGCGGCGTGCTGTACGGGGCACTGCGGCAGCCGCTGCAACTGGGCGACCGGCCGCTGTCCGCCGCGCTGGAGGCGGCCAGGGAGCTGGAGCAGGCGCTGGTGGTGCAGGACGAGGCGGAGCGGCTGCTGTCGGTGGCCCGGCAGCCGACGGCCGCCGACCCGGTGATGTGGGAAGAGGTCAGGGAGGCGCACAGCGCGCTGCGCACCCTGGCCCAGCGGGTCGGCGACCCGCTGCTGCGGCAGGAGATGCTGGCGGCCTGCGGCCGGCTCGCGGCGGCCTCGGGCGGATCCCGCGAGGACAGCACGGTGAGCCTGTCGCCGCGCGAGGTGGACGTGCTCTCCTGCGTGGCCTCCGGCGCGACGAACGCCGCGGTCGCCGAGCGGCTGGGGCTGCGCCCGGAGACGGTCAAGGGGTACCTGCGCTCCGCCATGCGCAAGCTGGGCGCCCACACCCGGCTGCAGGCCGTGGTCGAGGCCCGCCGGGCCGGGCTGCTGCCCTGA